In one window of Rhizobium sp. ACO-34A DNA:
- a CDS encoding ABC transporter substrate-binding protein: MLHLNRVATAAAISLALFSGMAQAGETIKIKDITGREVEVSVPVERVILGEGRQIYFTGALDTDAPFKRVVGWRDDFQKADLDGYNIYLQKFPEMADIPTFGGMKDGTFDIEQAVALKPDVIIMNTEAKSATEESGYIEKLAKVGIPLVYIDFREKPMQNTDESMRIIGKLFGKETRAEEFVKFHDEQLARVTDTLAKAGDFKKPVVFIERAGGYSDDCCMSFGDENFGKMVELAGGINLAKDIIPGTFGTVNPEQIIASNPDQVIVTGANWELYVPGGAWVGVGPGADKAKADEKLAALMKRPAFTGIKAVADNNVHAIWHQFYNSPYQFVAVQQMAKWLHPDLFGDLDPEATFKELHERFLPVAYHTGYFASLKAGL, from the coding sequence GTGCTCCATTTGAACAGGGTGGCCACCGCCGCCGCGATTTCGCTCGCGCTTTTTTCGGGTATGGCCCAAGCCGGAGAAACCATCAAGATCAAGGACATCACGGGTCGTGAAGTCGAGGTCAGCGTGCCGGTGGAACGGGTGATCCTCGGCGAGGGACGGCAGATCTATTTCACCGGCGCGCTCGATACGGATGCCCCGTTCAAGCGCGTCGTCGGCTGGCGCGACGACTTCCAGAAGGCCGACCTCGACGGCTACAACATCTATCTCCAGAAGTTCCCGGAGATGGCTGATATCCCGACCTTCGGCGGCATGAAGGACGGCACGTTCGACATCGAGCAGGCCGTGGCTCTCAAGCCCGACGTCATCATCATGAACACGGAAGCGAAGTCCGCGACCGAGGAAAGCGGCTATATCGAGAAGCTCGCCAAGGTCGGCATTCCGCTTGTTTACATCGACTTCCGCGAGAAGCCGATGCAGAACACCGATGAATCCATGCGCATCATCGGCAAGCTGTTCGGCAAGGAAACCCGCGCCGAGGAGTTCGTGAAGTTCCACGACGAGCAGCTCGCCCGCGTCACCGATACGCTGGCCAAGGCCGGCGACTTCAAGAAGCCGGTAGTCTTCATCGAGCGCGCCGGCGGTTATTCCGACGATTGCTGCATGTCCTTCGGCGACGAGAACTTCGGCAAGATGGTGGAGCTTGCCGGTGGCATCAACCTGGCCAAGGACATCATTCCCGGCACCTTCGGCACGGTGAACCCCGAGCAGATCATCGCCTCCAACCCGGATCAGGTGATCGTCACCGGCGCGAACTGGGAACTCTACGTTCCGGGCGGCGCATGGGTTGGCGTCGGTCCCGGCGCCGACAAGGCGAAGGCCGACGAGAAGCTTGCGGCCCTGATGAAGCGCCCCGCCTTCACCGGCATCAAGGCGGTTGCCGACAACAACGTCCACGCCATCTGGCACCAGTTCTACAACAGCCCCTATCAGTTCGTCGCCGTACAGCAGATGGCAAAGTGGCTGCATCCCGATCTGTTTGGCGATCTCGACCCGGAAGCGACCTTCAAGGAACTGCACGAGCGCTTCCTGCCGGTCGCCTACCACACCGGCTACTTCGCCTCCCTGAAAGCCGGCCTCTGA
- a CDS encoding iron-siderophore ABC transporter permease has product MAVATETLPAAEGRAQYRAISARRLAILGLMVAALLVSVAADMALGPARYTLSQVVSTILWPSSAGDQLRVVIWDIRMPVALMAVTVGACLSLAGAQMQTILANPLASPFTLGISAAAGFGAALGLVAGVAIFPTAVQFMIPINAFLMAMAASLFIYGVSTLRGVTVETIVLLGIALVFTFNALLSLLEYLASEQALAAVVFWTMGSLTKATWTKVAVTGIVLVVCVPLFARNAWALTALRLGDDKAASFGVNVKRLRLETMMLVSLLAAIPVSFVGTIGFIGLVGPHIARMVVGEDQRFFLPGSLICGALLLSVTSVVSKMLIPGAILPIGVITALVGVPFFFSLIFTNRRRAW; this is encoded by the coding sequence ATGGCCGTTGCCACCGAAACACTGCCGGCAGCCGAGGGGCGCGCCCAGTACCGGGCGATCTCCGCCCGGCGTCTGGCGATCCTCGGGCTGATGGTCGCCGCACTCCTTGTCAGCGTCGCAGCCGACATGGCGCTCGGCCCGGCCCGCTACACGCTGAGCCAGGTCGTCTCCACCATCCTCTGGCCGTCCTCCGCGGGCGACCAGTTGCGGGTGGTGATCTGGGACATCCGCATGCCGGTGGCGCTGATGGCGGTCACCGTCGGCGCCTGTCTTTCGCTCGCGGGCGCACAGATGCAGACGATCCTCGCCAATCCGCTGGCGAGCCCCTTCACGCTCGGCATTTCCGCCGCCGCAGGCTTCGGCGCGGCGCTCGGGCTGGTGGCAGGCGTTGCGATCTTCCCGACCGCCGTCCAGTTCATGATCCCGATCAACGCCTTCCTGATGGCCATGGCGGCGTCGCTGTTCATCTACGGCGTCTCGACGCTGCGCGGCGTCACGGTGGAAACCATCGTGCTGCTCGGCATCGCGTTGGTCTTCACCTTCAACGCGCTGCTCTCGCTCCTCGAATACCTCGCCTCCGAGCAGGCGCTCGCCGCCGTGGTGTTCTGGACCATGGGTTCGCTCACCAAGGCGACATGGACCAAGGTTGCCGTCACCGGCATCGTGCTGGTCGTCTGCGTGCCGCTTTTCGCCCGCAACGCCTGGGCGCTGACGGCGTTGCGTCTCGGCGACGACAAGGCTGCCTCCTTCGGCGTCAACGTCAAGCGTCTCCGGCTGGAGACCATGATGCTCGTCAGCCTGCTGGCGGCCATTCCGGTTTCCTTCGTCGGCACCATCGGCTTCATCGGCCTCGTCGGCCCGCATATCGCCCGCATGGTGGTCGGCGAAGACCAGCGCTTCTTCCTGCCGGGATCGCTGATCTGCGGCGCGCTGCTGCTCTCCGTTACCTCGGTGGTCTCGAAGATGCTGATCCCCGGCGCGATCCTGCCGATCGGGGTCATCACCGCGCTCGTGGGCGTTCCCTTCTTCTTCTCGCTGATCTTCACCAACCGGAGGCGCGCATGGTAG
- a CDS encoding branched chain amino acid aminotransferase, with the protein MAVDTSARTATWTYVDGDWISGNPPLIGPVSHAMWLGSTVFDGARWFDGIAPDLDLHCQRINRSALSMGMKPTVAAEDIEKLAWEGVKKFDGKTAIYIKPMYWAEHGAPFSVVAADPESTRFALCLFEAPMNSAKPSSLTLSPFRRPTPESAMTGAKTGSLYPNSGRMIHEAYSRGFDNALVRDMNGNVVETASSNVFMVKDGVVMTPVANNTFLAGITRARVIGLLRQAGFDVREVTLSVEDFVNADEIFTTGNYSKVVPVVRLDDREFQEGPVARKALDLYMDWARSTHGTDG; encoded by the coding sequence ATGGCCGTCGATACTTCCGCCCGCACCGCAACCTGGACCTATGTTGACGGAGACTGGATCTCCGGCAATCCCCCGCTCATCGGGCCGGTGTCGCATGCCATGTGGCTGGGCTCGACCGTGTTCGACGGCGCCCGCTGGTTCGACGGCATCGCGCCGGATCTCGACCTGCATTGCCAGCGCATCAATCGTTCGGCCTTGTCCATGGGTATGAAGCCTACGGTGGCGGCAGAGGATATCGAGAAGCTTGCCTGGGAAGGCGTGAAGAAGTTCGACGGCAAGACGGCGATCTACATCAAGCCGATGTACTGGGCCGAGCATGGCGCGCCGTTCTCGGTCGTCGCTGCCGATCCGGAATCGACCCGCTTCGCCCTTTGCCTGTTCGAGGCTCCGATGAACTCGGCCAAGCCGTCGTCGCTGACGCTCTCTCCCTTCCGTCGCCCGACGCCGGAATCGGCCATGACCGGCGCCAAGACCGGCAGCCTCTATCCGAATTCCGGCCGCATGATCCACGAGGCTTATAGCCGCGGCTTCGACAATGCGCTGGTGCGCGACATGAACGGCAATGTCGTCGAAACGGCATCCTCCAACGTCTTCATGGTCAAGGACGGCGTGGTTATGACGCCGGTCGCCAACAACACCTTCCTCGCCGGCATCACCCGCGCCCGCGTCATCGGGCTTCTGCGTCAGGCGGGGTTCGATGTGCGTGAAGTGACGCTGTCGGTCGAGGATTTCGTCAATGCCGACGAGATTTTCACCACCGGCAACTATTCCAAGGTCGTCCCGGTCGTTCGCCTCGACGATCGCGAGTTTCAGGAAGGTCCGGTCGCCCGCAAGGCTCTCGACCTCTACATGGACTGGGCGCGTTCGACCCACGGCACCGACGGCTGA
- a CDS encoding haloacid dehalogenase, type II produces MTAAYVFDAYGTLFDVHAAVRRHAERAGPDHLRFSEMWRAKQLEYSWVRTLMGSYRDFWKLTEEALDYTFARMPEVDRSLRADLLSAYWKLDCYPEVPAVLKSLKGGGAKVAILSNGSPDMLAAAVRNAALDTVIDDVFSVDAIRAYKTAPQVYDMVTTSYRLYPHAVSFQSSNRWDVAGAKKFGFRTVWINRAGLPDEYADHGPDLILPSLESLPS; encoded by the coding sequence ATGACAGCAGCCTACGTCTTCGATGCCTATGGCACCCTGTTCGACGTGCATGCGGCCGTGCGCCGTCATGCCGAACGGGCCGGTCCGGACCATCTGCGCTTTTCCGAGATGTGGCGCGCCAAGCAGCTGGAATATTCCTGGGTGCGCACGCTGATGGGCAGCTATCGCGACTTCTGGAAGCTCACCGAAGAGGCTCTCGACTATACGTTCGCGCGCATGCCGGAGGTCGACCGGTCGCTACGTGCGGACCTGCTTTCGGCCTACTGGAAGCTCGACTGCTATCCGGAAGTACCGGCGGTGCTGAAGAGCCTCAAGGGCGGGGGCGCGAAGGTCGCGATCCTCTCCAACGGCTCGCCCGACATGCTTGCGGCTGCGGTCAGGAATGCCGCGCTGGATACCGTAATCGACGACGTCTTCTCGGTCGATGCGATCCGCGCCTACAAGACGGCGCCGCAGGTCTATGACATGGTGACCACCAGCTACCGGCTCTATCCGCATGCCGTCTCCTTCCAGTCGTCCAACCGCTGGGATGTGGCCGGCGCGAAGAAATTCGGCTTCCGCACGGTCTGGATCAACCGCGCCGGACTGCCGGACGAATATGCCGATCACGGACCGGACCTCATCCTGCCCTCGCTGGAAAGCCTGCCGTCGTAA
- a CDS encoding 2,5-didehydrogluconate reductase, with product MQIVTANGAHIPALGFGTFRIPGPEILRILPLALKVGFRHVDTAQAYGNEADVGEVLKNSGIPRGDIFLTTKVWVDKFANKDFIPSVDESLKKLKTDHVDLLLLHWPKSPVPLADQIGSLNALVDAGKVRHIGVSNYNTALMAEAVRLSKAPIVTNQIEYHPYIDQTAVLSAARSYGMSVTAYYLMADGRVPKDPLLQDIAARHGKTAAQVVLRWAIQQQGVIALSKTSTESRLAENFAVFDFSLSAEEMDAIHGLARPVGRIVNPGNLAPDWD from the coding sequence ATGCAGATCGTCACTGCGAACGGCGCACATATCCCGGCTCTCGGCTTCGGCACTTTCCGTATTCCGGGTCCTGAAATCCTCAGGATCCTGCCCTTGGCGCTGAAGGTCGGTTTCCGGCATGTGGATACCGCGCAGGCCTATGGCAACGAGGCTGATGTCGGCGAGGTCCTGAAGAACTCCGGCATTCCGCGCGGCGACATCTTCCTCACCACCAAGGTGTGGGTCGACAAATTCGCCAACAAGGACTTCATCCCCTCGGTGGATGAAAGCCTGAAGAAACTGAAGACCGACCATGTCGACCTGCTGCTGCTGCACTGGCCAAAGAGCCCCGTGCCGCTTGCCGACCAGATCGGCTCGCTCAACGCGCTGGTCGATGCTGGAAAGGTCCGTCACATCGGCGTGTCGAACTACAATACCGCCCTGATGGCGGAAGCCGTGCGGCTTTCCAAGGCGCCGATCGTCACCAACCAGATCGAGTATCATCCCTATATCGACCAGACCGCCGTGCTTTCGGCCGCCCGCAGCTACGGCATGTCGGTGACGGCCTATTATCTCATGGCCGACGGTCGCGTGCCGAAGGATCCGCTGCTTCAGGACATCGCCGCACGCCACGGCAAGACGGCAGCGCAGGTTGTGTTGCGCTGGGCGATCCAGCAGCAGGGCGTGATCGCGCTTTCCAAGACCTCGACCGAAAGCCGGCTGGCTGAAAACTTCGCCGTGTTCGACTTCTCGCTCTCGGCCGAGGAGATGGACGCGATCCATGGACTCGCCCGCCCCGTTGGGCGGATCGTCAATCCGGGAAACCTTGCCCCGGATTGGGACTAA
- a CDS encoding ABC transporter substrate-binding protein, translating to MISRYARALVALLPFMGSPALAETITDVAGRTVEIDLPAKRVIVGEARQIHVIAALTGEHMLDRIVGWRDDFLSKDPDSYAAYVERFPALETLPRFGYVPNGTFSLESAIALSPDVLTLNIESQKGAEESGLEDKAAAAGIKVVYLDFRVDPAKNSEKSIELLGKIFGNEEKAQEFIAFRRAQIARVTDRIASQPDLVRPKVFTERAPGNDAENGCCRTFGPANFGEMVDEAGGHNIGADVIKTTFGDLNIEQLIVQNPDHYIATGSNWAAESKSNRFVHVGRGADPQAAREKLQALVERTGFPGLKAVENRDVHAVWHQFYGAPYEFVPIQQFAKWFHPDLFADLDPEATFREFHEKFLPIAYKPGYFVSLEKGTN from the coding sequence ATGATTTCCAGATACGCCCGGGCGCTTGTCGCCCTTCTTCCATTTATGGGCAGCCCCGCGCTTGCAGAGACCATCACCGACGTCGCCGGCAGAACGGTCGAGATCGACCTGCCGGCGAAACGCGTTATCGTTGGGGAAGCGCGGCAGATCCATGTCATCGCCGCGCTCACGGGCGAGCACATGCTCGACCGTATCGTCGGCTGGCGTGACGATTTCCTGAGCAAGGACCCGGACAGCTACGCGGCCTATGTGGAACGCTTCCCCGCCCTCGAAACCCTGCCGCGCTTCGGCTACGTGCCGAACGGCACCTTCAGCCTGGAATCCGCAATCGCTCTCTCGCCCGATGTGCTGACGCTCAACATCGAGTCGCAGAAGGGGGCCGAGGAAAGCGGGCTGGAAGACAAGGCCGCGGCTGCCGGCATCAAGGTGGTCTATCTGGACTTTCGCGTCGACCCCGCGAAGAACAGCGAAAAATCGATCGAGCTTCTCGGCAAGATCTTCGGCAACGAGGAAAAGGCGCAGGAGTTCATCGCGTTCCGCAGGGCACAGATCGCCCGCGTGACGGACCGCATCGCCAGCCAGCCCGATCTCGTGCGCCCGAAGGTCTTCACCGAGCGCGCTCCCGGCAACGACGCCGAGAACGGCTGCTGCCGCACCTTCGGCCCAGCCAATTTCGGCGAGATGGTCGATGAGGCCGGTGGTCACAATATCGGCGCCGATGTCATCAAGACGACCTTCGGCGACCTCAATATCGAACAGCTGATCGTCCAGAACCCGGACCACTACATCGCCACCGGCTCCAACTGGGCGGCGGAATCCAAGAGCAACCGCTTCGTTCATGTCGGCCGCGGCGCCGATCCTCAGGCCGCACGCGAGAAACTGCAGGCACTGGTGGAGCGCACCGGCTTCCCCGGACTGAAGGCTGTTGAGAACAGGGACGTGCACGCCGTCTGGCACCAGTTCTACGGCGCACCTTACGAGTTCGTACCAATCCAGCAGTTCGCCAAGTGGTTCCATCCGGACCTCTTCGCCGATCTGGACCCGGAAGCGACTTTCCGCGAATTCCACGAGAAGTTCCTGCCGATCGCCTACAAGCCCGGCTATTTCGTCTCGCTTGAGAAGGGAACCAACTGA
- a CDS encoding membrane-bound PQQ-dependent dehydrogenase, glucose/quinate/shikimate family translates to MRLWLYILAAALLGAGLFFVIGGAKLITLGGSWYFTIAGIALVLSAIQIFRAKSSGAALFALTFLGTIVWAVWEVGFEFWPLISRLFAMSIGLLMVMLTWPALRRLAGADAKSAPILGSAAVLALAIVATTVSAFSPKNVVAPTQTAEAAKPVDKSAPVADWSAWGANVAGTRFAALDDISPANVNKLEVAWTAHTGETPQSTGSGAEDQNTPIQIGDSLFLCTAYGTVISYDVDSGKEKWRYAAGGTVPAWQRCRGVAYYDGSTAQRVTEQPDGSTVDPSISPKRVFVPTVDARLIALDADTGKPAANFGDNGIVDLKVGMGEVKPGYYQQTSTPLVAANLVIVGGRVADNNETGEPPGVVRAFDAASGQLVWAWDPGNEAVTREPLSPEGYTRGTPNVWSAMSYDPKLGLVYLPTGNATPDFWAGFRTELDDKYSSSLVAVNIATGRPVWHYQTVHHDLWDFDVPAQPVLYDIPNADGSTTPAVVAVSKTGMIYLLNRETGQPIADIVEKPVPQGNVEGERYSPTQPFSVGMPMIGNQTLAEKDMWGATPFDQLLCRISFKGMRHEGVFTPPGLDPALQFPGSLGGMNWGSVSIDPTTSYMYVNDMRLGLANYMIPRDDVKGGNGIEMGVVPQLGTPFGAMRSRFLSQLGIPCQAPPFGTLSAIDLKTHKLVWQVPVGTVEDTGPLGIKMGLPIPIGMPTLGPTLSTQSGLVFIAGTQDFYLRAFDSRTGQEVWKSRLPVGSQGGPMTYRSPKTGKQYIVITAGGARQSPERGDYVIAYALPN, encoded by the coding sequence ATGCGGCTTTGGCTGTATATCCTGGCCGCGGCCCTTCTCGGAGCCGGCCTGTTCTTCGTTATCGGCGGCGCAAAGCTCATCACGCTTGGCGGCAGCTGGTACTTCACCATTGCCGGCATCGCCCTCGTCCTTTCGGCCATCCAGATCTTCCGCGCGAAATCATCCGGCGCGGCGCTGTTTGCCCTCACCTTCCTGGGCACCATCGTCTGGGCGGTGTGGGAAGTCGGCTTCGAATTCTGGCCGCTGATCTCGCGCCTTTTTGCAATGTCCATCGGCCTGCTGATGGTGATGCTGACCTGGCCGGCGCTGCGCCGTCTTGCCGGCGCCGATGCAAAGAGCGCGCCGATCCTCGGTTCGGCCGCAGTTCTCGCCCTCGCTATCGTTGCGACAACCGTCAGCGCCTTTTCGCCGAAGAACGTCGTTGCCCCCACCCAGACGGCGGAAGCGGCAAAGCCGGTCGACAAATCGGCTCCTGTCGCTGACTGGTCTGCCTGGGGCGCCAATGTCGCCGGCACCCGCTTTGCGGCGCTCGACGATATCTCTCCGGCAAATGTGAACAAGCTCGAGGTCGCATGGACCGCCCATACCGGCGAGACCCCGCAGAGCACCGGCTCCGGCGCGGAAGACCAGAACACCCCGATCCAGATCGGCGACAGCCTGTTCCTTTGCACCGCTTACGGCACGGTCATTTCCTATGACGTCGATAGCGGCAAGGAAAAATGGCGCTACGCCGCCGGCGGCACCGTTCCGGCCTGGCAGCGTTGCCGCGGTGTCGCCTATTACGACGGCTCGACCGCCCAGCGCGTGACCGAGCAGCCTGACGGCTCGACGGTCGATCCGTCGATCAGCCCGAAGCGCGTCTTCGTTCCGACCGTCGATGCCCGCCTGATCGCGCTCGACGCCGACACCGGCAAGCCGGCCGCCAACTTCGGCGACAACGGCATCGTCGACCTCAAGGTCGGCATGGGCGAAGTCAAGCCCGGCTACTACCAGCAGACCTCGACCCCGCTCGTTGCCGCCAATCTGGTGATCGTCGGTGGCCGCGTGGCTGACAACAACGAAACCGGCGAGCCTCCGGGCGTCGTGCGTGCCTTCGATGCCGCCAGCGGCCAGCTCGTCTGGGCCTGGGATCCGGGCAATGAGGCCGTGACCCGCGAGCCGCTTTCCCCGGAAGGCTATACGCGCGGTACGCCGAACGTCTGGTCGGCCATGTCCTACGACCCCAAGCTCGGCCTCGTCTATCTGCCAACCGGCAATGCGACACCCGACTTCTGGGCCGGCTTCCGTACCGAACTGGACGACAAGTATTCGTCCTCACTTGTTGCCGTAAACATCGCGACCGGCCGCCCGGTCTGGCACTACCAGACCGTTCACCACGACCTCTGGGACTTCGACGTTCCGGCCCAGCCGGTGCTCTACGACATCCCGAATGCGGATGGCAGCACCACGCCCGCTGTCGTCGCCGTCTCCAAGACCGGCATGATCTATCTGCTCAACCGCGAGACGGGCCAGCCTATCGCCGACATCGTCGAAAAGCCGGTTCCGCAGGGCAATGTCGAGGGAGAACGCTATTCGCCGACGCAGCCCTTCTCGGTCGGCATGCCGATGATCGGCAACCAGACACTCGCCGAAAAGGACATGTGGGGCGCTACCCCGTTCGACCAGCTGCTTTGCCGCATCTCCTTCAAGGGCATGCGTCATGAAGGCGTGTTCACGCCGCCCGGCCTCGATCCCGCCCTTCAGTTCCCGGGTTCGCTCGGCGGCATGAACTGGGGTTCGGTCTCCATCGACCCGACGACGAGCTACATGTATGTCAACGACATGCGCCTCGGGCTGGCCAACTACATGATCCCGCGCGATGATGTTAAGGGCGGCAACGGTATCGAAATGGGCGTCGTGCCCCAGCTCGGCACGCCGTTCGGCGCCATGCGCTCGCGTTTCCTGTCGCAGCTCGGCATTCCCTGCCAGGCTCCGCCTTTCGGAACGCTCTCGGCCATCGACCTGAAGACCCACAAGCTCGTCTGGCAGGTTCCGGTCGGCACCGTCGAAGACACCGGCCCGCTCGGCATCAAGATGGGTCTGCCGATCCCGATCGGCATGCCGACGCTCGGCCCGACGCTCTCCACCCAGTCGGGCCTGGTGTTCATCGCCGGCACCCAGGACTTCTACCTGCGCGCCTTCGACAGCCGCACCGGCCAGGAAGTCTGGAAGTCCCGCCTGCCGGTCGGCAGCCAGGGCGGCCCGATGACCTACCGCTCGCCGAAGACCGGCAAGCAGTACATCGTCATCACAGCAGGCGGCGCGCGTCAGTCTCCGGAACGCGGCGACTACGTGATCGCTTACGCCCTGCCGAACTGA
- a CDS encoding SAM-dependent methyltransferase translates to MQSAAALSNHGLRDEIKAYWSLRAETFDSQPGHEIFSEEERAAWHALLRRHLGEGEGRAALDLACGTAVVSHLLDDLGFNVTGLDWAEPMLERARTKAKARGRQIRFLMGDAENTMEADGSYDVITNRHLVWTLVDPLSAFHEWHRVLKPGGKLLVVDGDFVNPGLVARIAKRLAGLVSRMGSADGKPQNAPSAGAMTETHQSILSRVYFSQGARAEAVAGLLREAGFSTVTVDTDMRAIHRTQKKNFSFLKGLERATQHRYAICAVK, encoded by the coding sequence ATGCAGTCTGCCGCAGCGCTTTCGAACCACGGTCTTCGCGACGAAATCAAAGCCTACTGGTCGCTGCGGGCCGAAACTTTCGACAGCCAGCCGGGGCATGAGATCTTTTCGGAAGAGGAGCGCGCCGCATGGCATGCGCTGCTGCGCAGGCATCTCGGCGAAGGCGAGGGCAGGGCGGCACTCGATCTCGCCTGCGGCACGGCCGTCGTCTCGCATCTGCTGGATGACCTTGGTTTCAACGTCACTGGGCTCGACTGGGCGGAACCCATGCTGGAAAGGGCGCGCACCAAGGCGAAGGCGCGCGGCCGACAGATCCGCTTCCTGATGGGCGACGCCGAAAACACCATGGAAGCGGATGGTTCCTATGATGTCATCACCAACCGCCATCTGGTCTGGACGCTGGTCGATCCGCTGTCTGCTTTCCACGAGTGGCATCGTGTGCTGAAGCCGGGCGGCAAGCTGCTGGTGGTGGATGGCGATTTCGTCAATCCGGGCCTTGTTGCCAGGATAGCCAAACGCCTTGCCGGCCTCGTCTCCCGCATGGGCAGCGCAGATGGCAAGCCGCAGAACGCCCCCTCGGCCGGTGCCATGACCGAGACGCATCAAAGTATCCTGTCACGGGTCTATTTCTCGCAAGGCGCACGCGCCGAAGCGGTCGCCGGGCTGTTGCGAGAGGCCGGTTTCTCGACTGTCACAGTCGATACCGACATGCGGGCGATCCATCGCACGCAGAAGAAGAATTTCAGTTTCCTGAAGGGACTGGAGCGCGCCACCCAGCACCGCTATGCCATCTGCGCAGTGAAGTGA
- a CDS encoding ferrichrome ABC transporter — MVALRLESLGARYGKNRIFADITSGTIEGGGLTAVIGPNAAGKSTLFKRIAGLLKGEGVVHLSGESALSRPICYMPQDTGANAVLTVYESVLLAAKQGSGWKVADDELADIDRILSSLKISDLAFRDLGELSGGQRQLVAIAQALVRKPDILLMDEPTSALDLFRQIEVLHYMRELARESGIAVLIALHDLNHAMRYCDQAMVVANGRLVASGPTTEVITADLLREVYRVDARIENCTQGRPLVIVDAALA; from the coding sequence ATGGTAGCCCTCAGACTCGAAAGCCTCGGCGCCCGATACGGCAAGAACCGGATCTTCGCAGACATCACCTCCGGCACCATCGAGGGCGGCGGGCTGACGGCCGTCATCGGCCCGAACGCCGCCGGCAAGTCGACGCTGTTCAAGCGCATTGCGGGCCTCCTGAAAGGAGAAGGCGTTGTGCACCTCAGCGGCGAAAGCGCGCTGTCCCGGCCGATCTGCTACATGCCGCAGGACACCGGCGCCAACGCCGTCCTGACGGTCTACGAATCCGTATTGCTTGCCGCCAAGCAGGGTTCGGGCTGGAAGGTCGCCGACGACGAGCTTGCCGATATCGACCGCATCCTGTCGTCGCTCAAGATCTCCGATCTCGCCTTCCGCGATCTCGGCGAACTCTCGGGCGGCCAGCGCCAGCTCGTCGCCATCGCCCAGGCGCTGGTGCGCAAGCCGGATATCCTTTTGATGGACGAGCCGACCTCGGCGCTCGATCTCTTCCGCCAGATCGAGGTGCTGCATTACATGCGCGAACTCGCCCGCGAGAGCGGCATCGCCGTGCTGATCGCGCTGCACGACCTCAACCACGCCATGCGCTACTGCGATCAGGCGATGGTGGTGGCCAACGGGCGGCTTGTGGCAAGCGGTCCGACGACCGAGGTCATCACCGCGGACCTCCTGCGCGAGGTCTACCGGGTCGACGCCCGTATCGAGAACTGCACGCAGGGACGGCCGCTGGTGATCGTCGACGCCGCCCTCGCCTAA
- a CDS encoding trans-aconitate 2-methyltransferase → MAWSAEQYLKFEDERTRPARDLLAQVPLGEASHVFDLGCGPGNSTELLIERFGAAAVTGLDSDDDMLAKARKRLPGTPFLQADLTSWTPPQPADVLYANAVFQWLPDHLSVLARLMDHLKPGGVLAVQMPDNLDQPTHLLMEETGAAGAWKDTFLGGRLRRAHLPSPASYMERLSPKASRVDVWHTIYYHPMANAEAIVEWVKGTGLRPYLTAAGPDNEAAFLADYTDRIRQAYPPMADGRVLLKFPRFFVVAVKA, encoded by the coding sequence ATGGCATGGTCGGCCGAGCAATATCTGAAGTTCGAGGATGAACGCACCCGTCCCGCCCGCGATCTCCTCGCGCAAGTGCCGCTCGGCGAGGCCAGTCATGTGTTCGACCTGGGCTGCGGCCCCGGCAACTCGACCGAACTCCTGATCGAACGTTTCGGTGCGGCCGCCGTCACCGGGCTGGACAGCGATGACGACATGCTGGCGAAGGCGCGCAAGCGGCTGCCCGGCACGCCTTTCCTTCAGGCAGACCTTACCAGCTGGACGCCGCCGCAGCCCGCCGATGTCCTCTATGCCAACGCAGTGTTCCAGTGGTTGCCCGACCACCTGTCGGTGCTCGCACGTCTCATGGATCACCTGAAACCCGGCGGCGTGCTCGCGGTACAGATGCCCGACAATCTCGACCAGCCGACCCATCTCTTGATGGAAGAGACGGGAGCTGCAGGGGCATGGAAGGACACCTTCTTGGGAGGACGTCTGCGGCGCGCGCACCTGCCCTCCCCGGCCAGCTACATGGAACGGCTGTCGCCCAAGGCCTCCCGCGTCGATGTCTGGCACACGATCTACTATCACCCGATGGCCAATGCCGAAGCGATCGTCGAATGGGTGAAGGGCACGGGCCTTCGCCCCTATCTCACGGCTGCCGGGCCCGACAACGAGGCGGCCTTTCTTGCCGATTATACCGACCGGATCAGGCAGGCTTATCCGCCCATGGCTGACGGTCGGGTGCTGTTGAAATTCCCGCGCTTCTTCGTCGTGGCGGTGAAGGCATAA